The sequence GGCCTACAAACTGGTCAGCCGGGAATTTAAATCCGAAGACTCACTGGTCAAAGCCGGGGAGGTGACCGTGGGCGGAGACCGCATTGTCATCATTGCAGGCCCCTGCGCTGTTGAGAGCCGGGATCAAGCCATGGCCATTGCAAAGGAAGTGAAAAAATACGGGGCGGTCCTGTTCCGGGGTGGTGCGTATAAACCCCGGTCATCACCGTATTCTTTCCAGGGACTTGAAGAAGAGGGCCTAAAAATTCTGGCCCAGGTCCGGGAAGAGACCGGCCTTGGCGTAGTGACGGAAATGACCTCTCCGGCCCAGGCCGAGCTCATGGAAAAATATGTGGATGTGGTCCAGATCGGGGCCCGGAACATGCAGAACTTTGAACTGCTCAAATGTGCCGGTAAAATGAGCAAGCCTGTGGTACTCAAACGCGGTCTTGCAGCCACCATCCAGGAGTGGCTCATGTCTGCTGAATATATTGCCGCCGGAGGCAACACCAATATCATCCTGTGTGAACGGGGCATCAGAACATTTGAGCCTTATACCAGGAACACGTTAGACCTGTCTGCCATCCCGGTGTTAAAACAGCTCACCCACCTGCCCATTGTCATTGACCCCAGTCATGCCACCGGCATCCGTGAAAAGGTGGCGCCCATGGCCCGGGCCGCGGTGGCAGCAGGCGCCGACGCCCTTATGGTGGAAGTTCACAACAATCCGGACAAAGCCCTTTCCGACGGCCCCCAAAGCCTTTATCCTGAACAGTTCGGCAACCTAACCAGGGATATTTATGTAATTGCACCGGTGGTGGGCAAACAATTGGATTTTGATTACCTGAAAAAAAAGGAATTTATCCCCGAAAGCCATACCCAAAATGCGGCGGCCTGCGCCATTATCGGGGAGCCCGGGACCTATTCACACAAGGCCTGCCTCTCCTATTTCGGAGATGATGTCACCCCGGTGGCCATGACGTCATTCAAAGAAATTTTTGCTGCCGTTGAAAACAACACTGCAGCATATGGGGTGGTGCCTGTGGAAAATTCACTGTCCGGATCTGTCCACGAAAACTATGATCTGCTCCAAAGCCATAATTTGAAAATTATCGATGAAATGACCATCCGTATCAAACATGCGTTGATCACCCATCCGGGCGTAGAGGTTTCGGCTGTTAAAACCATCCTTGCCCCGGCCCATGTCATTGCCCAGTGCCAGAACTACCTGGTTCAGATGACTGCGACTGAAATTTTGCCTGTGCGTCCGGGCATCTCTGCGGTAAAACAGGCCAAAGAACTTGACCCGTCAGTGGCCGCCATTGGTCCTGCCATGGCCGCTGAAATTTTTGACATGGCCGTGGCCCATGAATCCATTGAAGACAACCCCATGAATTATACACGGTTTGCCGTGATCGCCAGGGAATTTAGGGGACATAAAAAAGTGGAAAAAACCTCCATCATCTTTTCAACCGGCAACCGCCCGGGCGCCTTGCTTGAAGTGATGCAGGTTTTTTCCAACCACCATATCAATCTGGTCAAGCTCGAATCACGGCCCGTGGCGGGAAAACCCTGGGAATATCTGTTTTATGCCGACCTGGAAGCCGACCTGTATGACACGGTTTCCAATCCGGTCATGGACGCCCTTTCAGAAAAAGTGGAAACCCTCAGGGTGCTGGGGCGATACTGATACTCGATGATCAAGTTTTTGTTAATTTGCCCAACTTCGGCGTTGGAAAAAATTTTTAATTTTCAAAATATGTCGTATATTCCTCCGGTTAAAAATTGTTTCCGCCTTGAATTTGAACAAATTCCCTAAAAACTTGATGATCGAGTGATACTCGATGGTCGAGTGATATCTACGGCATCACATGGATGCCATGCCCCATTTTATAACAGAATCAACAACGGTGATGCACAGGGCAGCTATAAACGTTGTGAGAAAATCTTTAATTTTAAAGTCATCGATCATTTTATCGGTGAGCCAGAGCAGCACAGCATTGATCACCAGTTTGAACAGCCCGAATGTGATGATTATAAAAGGAAGGGATAAAAGAATCAGCAGCCAGCCAAAGAAAAAATTGATCAGGCTGTAGACAATAGCCACCATAATGGCCGTCCCAAAATGTTTAACCTGGATGCCGGGTAAAAAATTGGCCACCAGAAATACTGCAACGCTTAAAATCAGAAGATTGATCAACATTTACATTTTTCCTTTTGTATAATTTGGATTTAAAAGTAACTTTACACCTTATTTAAACTTTCGGGATTGGTTCTAACGTCGGCCGCTGTAGGGGCAGGCCCCCGTGCCTGCCCTAACGAGGGCAACCACAGGGGGATTGCCCCTACAAAAAATGGCTGATAATAAAATCAAGCCCAAACTTTCATATAGCAGCCATGGGCTGAGATGCTTTATCAACACTTTGGTTCAACCCACAACAACACATGAATTGACCTAATAATTTATTGGATTTGTCATATAAAAACAAGAAAACAGGCCCAAATAATTTACCTGTGTCACCAAGGCATTTAAAATCAGTCCACCAAATTTTGATCATTCAATTGAATTCACTATTATTATTTGATATAGTTTTTCACCCATAAAGGGGGTTTTTTTTAAAACAAGTATTATAATTAATATAATAGGAATGTTATAGATATAACCCCGCTAAAGAAATAAGGCGTAAACCATGAGGAAACTGTCTGACATTATCAAGGGAAAAACAGATATCCAGGTGATCATGGGAACCCACAACACCATTAACATGCTGATTGTTCACCTTTAACTGTATTTAAGAAAGGAAACGACATGGCAGAAACTGTCATCAAACTGGGCCGGAAGAAAAAGGCCTCAACTTTTATCGACAAGGTTAAAGAGATTCTGCCCGAGGGCGGAAATCTTAATGCCTGCCTGACATGTGGCGTCTGCGCATCAGGCTGCCCGGCCACCGGGCTGGCAGATATGGACCCCAGAAAATTTTTGCGCATGGCTGCCCTGGGCATGGATGAGGAAATAGCAGCATCAGATTGGCCCTGGATGTGCACCATGTGCATGCGCTGCATCTATGTCTGCCCCATGAAAATTGATATTCCCCAGCTTGTTTATAACGCCAGGGCATTACGCCCCAGAGAAGATCGCCCAGTGGGCATCTTGGGTTCCTGTGACGCGGCCTTGAAGCACGATACCGGTTCAGCCATGGGTACCAACGAAGAAGATTTTGAATTTGTGGTTGAGGATGTTCTGGAAGAGTATCAGGAAGCCCAACCGGAATTTGAAGATATGGAAGCCCCCATTGACAAAGAAGGGGCTGAATTCTTTCTTAACCAGAACTCCAGGGAACCGGTTACCGAACCTGACGAGATGGTCCCCATATGGAAAATTCTTCATACCGCCGGAATTGATTGGACTTACGGCTCCAAGGGATGGGGTGGTGAAAACTATTGTATGTTTCTGGCAGATGACGAATCCTGGAAACATCTGACAGAGACCAGCATTAATCAGGCCAAGCATTTGGGGTGTAAGACGTACCTCAATACCGAGTGAGGGCACGTTACTTTCTCGGTCCGGGCCGGAGCGAAAAAATTTGGTATTGATACTACAGACTTAGAAATCAAAAACATTTACGAATACTATGCAAAATGGATCCGTGAAGGTCGGCTTAAACCCAGTTCCGACTGGAACAAAGACCTGAAGATTAAATTCACGGTACAGGATCCCTGCCAGATTGTCAGAAAGAGTTATGGCGATCCCATTGCTAACGATCTGCGTTTTGTTGTGAAATCCATTGTTGGTGAAGAAAATTTCGTTGACATGCAGCCCAACCGTTCCAACAACTACTGTTGCGGCGGCGGTGGCGGATTTCTCCAATCTGGTTTCAAAGAGGAGCGTTTGACTTACGGGAAGGTGAAAGACCAGCAGATAAAGGCCACCGGTGCTGATTACTGCATTGCTGCCTGCCACAACTGCCATGCACAGATTCATGAGCTCAGCGAACATTACGAAGGGCATTATGGCGTCGTCCATTTATGGACCCTGCTCTGTCTTTCTTTGGGCATTCTCGGACCCAATGAAAGGGAATACTTGCATGATGACCTTAAAGAAGTAGCCGTCTTCCACCCTGAAAGCGCCATGTAGTACGATTCTGTTTTAGCAGATACGGGGCCGGCAGTCAGATTATATACTGCCGGCCCTTTTTTAATTTATAAAAATCAAAACTGATCATTAACAAATCCATCCTCGGGTTGACAAGCTGTTTAATCCGCTATAAAAATTCCCATTTTTTATGTTTATAAAAGGAAGCCGATATCGTGGAAACCCTGTGTCGGGAGCAAACCGCCCCGGAAGAAGAAAAACGGATACTTGCAGACATTGATCGCTGCATTCGGGTGCTGGAAACCCTGGCTGAACGGTCTGCGCTTTTGGCAAAAATTTCCGAAGCGGACCGCATTGCCTTGATTAAGGCCGCCGGCAAAATATCCCGGCCGGACAGAGCTGAAATAAAAAAACGTAACAAAGACAAAAAGCGGCAGATGCGATTAGCTGCTGTGGCCAAAGAGCGGCAGATGAGAGCTGAAACAGGGATCAGAAAGGCCAGGGAAGCATCCGTATTCACGGCTCCGCCCAGGCTGGAAGGTCCGGCTGTTGAAAGCCCTAAAGCCGCAGAGCACCTGGATTCCCCCCGCAACTGCTATGTGTGCAAGGCTGAATTTACGTTGCTTCACCATTTTTATGACAGCATGTGTCCTGAATGTGCGCAATTCAACTACCAAAAGCGGTTTCAGACCGCATCCCTTGAAGGACAGATTGCCGTCATCACAGGCTCCAGGCTCAAAATTGGATACCAGGCCACGTTGATGATGCTTAAAGCCGGGGCCAGGGTGATTGCCACCACACGCTTTCCCAAGGATTCCGCGTTAAGATTTTCCAAAGAACCCGATTTTGACCAATGGGGGCACAGGCTTCATATCTATGGGCTGGATCTGCGTCATATTCCCAGCGTGGAGCTGTTCTGTGATCATGTTAAACAAACATACCCGCGCCTTGATATCTTGATCAATAATGCGGCTCAAACCGTCCGACGTCCCCCCGGATTCTATGCCCACCTGATGGAGACCGAACAAACGAATATTTCATCCCTCTCCCCAGAGGCTGAAATGCTTTTAGGCCGTTACCGGGACTGCGTGGCCCAGGTGGCAACAGGCCACCCCCGTGATGCGGATGAAGAAGACATTTTGCCGGTCTCCTGGAACGGCACAGCCCCCGGCATCGGGTTGCGGGAGTCTGCCCAGCTCTCCCAGATTCCCTATGCCTATGACCATAGTATTGATACACCCCAGGTGTTCCCGGAAAAGATGCTGGATGCCGATCTCCAGCAGGTGGATCTTCGGAAAACCAACTCCTGGCGGCTGAAACTGGGAGAAATTGAAACGGCGGAGATGCTGGAAATTCAGCTCGTCAACAATGTGGCCCCCTTTGTTCTGTGCAACCGCCTGGCCCAGATGATGAAAACAGATTTTACCGGTCAAAAACACATTGTCAATGTCTCGGCCATGGAAGGCAAATTCCTGCGCTTTAAAAAGGGCAGCCGTCATCCCCATACCAATATGGCCAAGGCCGCGTTAAACATGCTCACGCATACGGCAGCCGAGGATCTTGCCAAATACGGTGTTTACATGAATGCCGTGGATACCGGCTGGGTCACGGATGAAGATCCGGCGCGTCTTGCCCAATTAAAACAGGAGCGCCACGATTTCCAGCCTCCTTTGGATATTGTGGACGGGGCGGCCAGGATCTGCGATCCTTTTTTCCACGGCATTTTAACTGGAACGCATTGGTGTGGAAAATTTTTAAAAGATTATTTTCCCATAGACTGGTAGACTTATTGTCTCTTGGAGGTGTCTTTGAGTATAAGTCCCTGGGGCAGGCTTTCTCCAAAAATGGACGCTTCATCGGCGGATTCAATGGGGACCACGGTCTGAATTATATCCAATGACTTTTGAGGTGTCTGCATCTGCTCAAGCCACGGAACCATGATTTGAATAATAGCCTGGGAAACATCACGCGTCCGGTCTCCGGTTTTCCTGAAAATCTGGACCAATGCAGTAACGACGTTGTCCTTGGGCGTCCAACTGATTTTCATTAATCTTTTTGCCCATTTCTCCACCTCTTTTGCCGGAACAACTCTATCCACAGAACCGTAAAGAAGCTCTCTGGCGCCGATTCTAGACAACGCCCAAAACAGTCTGATGCGGTGTTTTGCCCGGTTTCAACTGGGGGATCAGTTTTTTT comes from uncultured Desulfobacter sp. and encodes:
- the aroF gene encoding 3-deoxy-7-phosphoheptulonate synthase, with protein sequence MKLILESTITKVQQAAIDASLAADGCIVNRITDAGRQVIGITAARVKRNADAYADLDGVEKAVPISTAYKLVSREFKSEDSLVKAGEVTVGGDRIVIIAGPCAVESRDQAMAIAKEVKKYGAVLFRGGAYKPRSSPYSFQGLEEEGLKILAQVREETGLGVVTEMTSPAQAELMEKYVDVVQIGARNMQNFELLKCAGKMSKPVVLKRGLAATIQEWLMSAEYIAAGGNTNIILCERGIRTFEPYTRNTLDLSAIPVLKQLTHLPIVIDPSHATGIREKVAPMARAAVAAGADALMVEVHNNPDKALSDGPQSLYPEQFGNLTRDIYVIAPVVGKQLDFDYLKKKEFIPESHTQNAAACAIIGEPGTYSHKACLSYFGDDVTPVAMTSFKEIFAAVENNTAAYGVVPVENSLSGSVHENYDLLQSHNLKIIDEMTIRIKHALITHPGVEVSAVKTILAPAHVIAQCQNYLVQMTATEILPVRPGISAVKQAKELDPSVAAIGPAMAAEIFDMAVAHESIEDNPMNYTRFAVIAREFRGHKKVEKTSIIFSTGNRPGALLEVMQVFSNHHINLVKLESRPVAGKPWEYLFYADLEADLYDTVSNPVMDALSEKVETLRVLGRY
- a CDS encoding phage holin family protein, which codes for MLINLLILSVAVFLVANFLPGIQVKHFGTAIMVAIVYSLINFFFGWLLILLSLPFIIITFGLFKLVINAVLLWLTDKMIDDFKIKDFLTTFIAALCITVVDSVIKWGMASM
- a CDS encoding (Fe-S)-binding protein, with protein sequence MAETVIKLGRKKKASTFIDKVKEILPEGGNLNACLTCGVCASGCPATGLADMDPRKFLRMAALGMDEEIAASDWPWMCTMCMRCIYVCPMKIDIPQLVYNARALRPREDRPVGILGSCDAALKHDTGSAMGTNEEDFEFVVEDVLEEYQEAQPEFEDMEAPIDKEGAEFFLNQNSREPVTEPDEMVPIWKILHTAGIDWTYGSKGWGGENYCMFLADDESWKHLTETSINQAKHLGCKTYLNTEUGHVTFSVRAGAKKFGIDTTDLEIKNIYEYYAKWIREGRLKPSSDWNKDLKIKFTVQDPCQIVRKSYGDPIANDLRFVVKSIVGEENFVDMQPNRSNNYCCGGGGGFLQSGFKEERLTYGKVKDQQIKATGADYCIAACHNCHAQIHELSEHYEGHYGVVHLWTLLCLSLGILGPNEREYLHDDLKEVAVFHPESAM
- a CDS encoding SDR family oxidoreductase gives rise to the protein METLCREQTAPEEEKRILADIDRCIRVLETLAERSALLAKISEADRIALIKAAGKISRPDRAEIKKRNKDKKRQMRLAAVAKERQMRAETGIRKAREASVFTAPPRLEGPAVESPKAAEHLDSPRNCYVCKAEFTLLHHFYDSMCPECAQFNYQKRFQTASLEGQIAVITGSRLKIGYQATLMMLKAGARVIATTRFPKDSALRFSKEPDFDQWGHRLHIYGLDLRHIPSVELFCDHVKQTYPRLDILINNAAQTVRRPPGFYAHLMETEQTNISSLSPEAEMLLGRYRDCVAQVATGHPRDADEEDILPVSWNGTAPGIGLRESAQLSQIPYAYDHSIDTPQVFPEKMLDADLQQVDLRKTNSWRLKLGEIETAEMLEIQLVNNVAPFVLCNRLAQMMKTDFTGQKHIVNVSAMEGKFLRFKKGSRHPHTNMAKAALNMLTHTAAEDLAKYGVYMNAVDTGWVTDEDPARLAQLKQERHDFQPPLDIVDGAARICDPFFHGILTGTHWCGKFLKDYFPIDW